From Virgibacillus ihumii, the proteins below share one genomic window:
- a CDS encoding PTS lactose/cellobiose transporter subunit IIA, translating into MNHENFSMNIILHAGNAKGYLHEALQDARNDYFEQVDAKIKLASNELLEAHKVQTKFLQDDAKEKIDSVSVILVHAQDHLMTVMSERDLIQEMIEMYRKQHEMNKKLNQLIEGDSKKKLE; encoded by the coding sequence ATGAACCATGAAAATTTTTCAATGAATATTATATTGCATGCGGGGAACGCCAAAGGATATTTACATGAGGCTTTACAGGACGCAAGGAACGATTATTTTGAACAAGTGGATGCAAAAATAAAATTAGCATCAAATGAGCTCTTGGAAGCACATAAGGTACAAACGAAATTCCTGCAGGATGATGCAAAAGAAAAAATAGACAGTGTGTCGGTTATTTTAGTTCATGCTCAGGATCATCTGATGACTGTGATGTCGGAAAGAGATTTAATTCAGGAAATGATTGAAATGTATCGTAAACAACATGAAATGAATAAAAAGTTGAATCAGTTAATAGAGGGGGACAGTAAGAAAAAGCTGGAGTAG
- a CDS encoding sigma 54-interacting transcriptional regulator has translation MSTYGSIMVVSYQKHTLKTIIEQLQEIKIDEYFEIQARTVDELFHSMITKDTIVLLSSKILLPMVKPYFPKDTPYILAKRMINFANIRELLDIPKGEKVLLVSNMKEAAEETISVIKETGILLKFQSYYPGARFDSDIKIAVTPGDAHLVPSSVEKIINIGSRFVDISTIIEIFNHFKVSDFELNRLSARNIQSLVHLTGELSQEIFTAKSLRNSLEQIVNNIDDAILLFSKDGIINMINQKALHLLNLQGQDMIGKKIQVVIPPTFLKGVQSIKDDKDTFKDINGIAYYIRKKDVYVDNEIFGTLLMFRRTNEIRQIEYNYRNKIKGKNFIAQYTFEDMVSKNQTIIESIKIAKKLAKSDSTILILGETGTGKEILAQAIHNESLRSYHPFVGVNFASLSESLLESELFGYEGGSFTGAKKDGRSGLFEQAHKGTIFLDEIGDASPTIQNRLLRVLQEKQILRVGGEQMISLDLRVIAATNKDLEKLIKVGDFRKDLFYRLNVLPIRLPALRERIGDIGWLSKLFVNKFSRKLGRTPFIFSQNAIDALKSYHWPGNIRELQNTIEYLAHVCDDTVYREQLPFLANFRFLNMEEQKNQDYHNLIEFFYERGFADEIILILEFLSKNAVSSSGRHRMLNFLKNSGYNLSDQQIRYRQKLLRSKGLINVSRGRRGSEITSKGSGLLEYLNNKGD, from the coding sequence ATGAGCACTTATGGATCTATTATGGTCGTCTCATATCAAAAGCATACTTTGAAAACCATTATTGAGCAATTACAGGAAATTAAGATAGATGAATACTTCGAGATACAGGCACGTACTGTTGATGAGTTATTTCACTCTATGATAACGAAAGACACCATTGTCCTATTATCCAGTAAAATATTATTGCCAATGGTTAAACCTTACTTTCCGAAAGATACCCCGTATATTCTTGCCAAGAGAATGATTAACTTTGCGAATATAAGAGAGTTGCTTGATATACCTAAAGGAGAAAAGGTACTTCTTGTAAGTAATATGAAAGAAGCGGCGGAGGAAACGATTTCTGTGATTAAAGAAACTGGTATTCTTTTAAAATTCCAATCTTATTATCCTGGGGCAAGGTTTGACTCAGATATTAAAATTGCGGTTACACCGGGGGATGCTCACCTTGTACCTTCATCGGTTGAAAAGATTATAAACATTGGCTCAAGATTTGTAGATATTTCCACAATAATTGAGATCTTTAATCACTTTAAAGTTTCAGATTTTGAATTGAATCGTTTATCCGCGCGCAATATTCAATCCCTGGTTCATTTAACAGGGGAACTAAGTCAGGAAATTTTTACTGCAAAGTCGTTAAGGAACAGTTTAGAGCAGATCGTAAACAATATAGATGATGCAATCCTTCTTTTTTCAAAAGATGGGATTATTAATATGATAAATCAAAAAGCTTTGCATCTCCTAAATCTACAAGGTCAGGATATGATAGGCAAAAAAATTCAAGTTGTTATACCGCCGACATTTTTAAAGGGGGTTCAATCGATAAAGGATGATAAAGATACCTTTAAAGATATAAATGGAATCGCTTACTATATTCGTAAAAAAGATGTATATGTAGACAATGAAATCTTTGGAACTTTATTAATGTTTCGAAGGACTAATGAAATTCGACAAATTGAATACAATTACAGAAATAAGATCAAAGGTAAAAACTTTATTGCCCAATATACATTTGAGGATATGGTTTCTAAAAATCAGACCATTATTGAATCTATAAAAATAGCTAAAAAGTTAGCGAAGAGTGATTCAACCATTTTAATTTTAGGTGAAACTGGGACAGGGAAGGAAATATTGGCACAGGCGATTCATAATGAATCCTTAAGATCGTACCACCCTTTTGTTGGGGTGAATTTTGCCTCGTTATCTGAAAGTTTGCTTGAGAGTGAGTTGTTTGGATATGAAGGAGGCTCATTCACGGGTGCCAAAAAAGATGGACGCAGCGGATTATTTGAGCAAGCACATAAAGGAACTATCTTTTTGGATGAAATTGGCGATGCTTCTCCAACAATTCAAAACAGACTATTAAGAGTTCTGCAGGAAAAACAAATTTTACGGGTAGGTGGTGAGCAGATGATTTCCCTTGATTTAAGGGTTATAGCCGCGACTAACAAAGATTTGGAAAAATTAATAAAGGTCGGTGATTTCCGAAAGGATTTATTTTATCGTTTGAATGTCCTACCTATTCGTCTTCCCGCATTAAGAGAGAGAATTGGTGATATTGGATGGTTAAGTAAACTTTTTGTTAATAAGTTTTCAAGAAAGCTGGGGCGTACACCGTTCATATTCTCTCAAAATGCAATTGATGCACTAAAAAGTTATCATTGGCCGGGAAATATAAGAGAGTTGCAGAACACTATAGAATATCTTGCTCATGTTTGTGATGATACCGTATATAGGGAACAGTTGCCTTTCTTGGCAAACTTCCGTTTTTTAAATATGGAGGAACAAAAAAATCAGGATTACCATAATTTGATAGAATTCTTTTATGAACGAGGATTTGCGGATGAAATAATTTTAATTTTAGAGTTTCTTTCAAAAAATGCTGTATCTTCATCAGGTAGACATCGGATGTTGAACTTTCTTAAAAATAGCGGATATAACCTATCTGATCAACAGATTAGATACAGGCAGAAGTTGTTGCGAAGCAAGGGTTTGATCAATGTTTCCCGTGGCCGCAGAGGAAGTGAGATTACGAGTAAAGGCAGTGGTTTATTAGAATATCTAAATAATAAAGGTGATTGA
- the celB gene encoding PTS cellobiose transporter subunit IIC — translation MHRFNAFMERYFMPVAGKMAEQRHLKAIRDGIIATMPLLIIGSIFLIISSPPVPSWSDFMAPYAEALSIPVNATFGLIGLVAAFSIAYSLARNYEMDGLSAGVLSIAAFFVATPLTEEGNIPLNLMGSEGLFIAIVLAIFTVEVYHFFEKRNIVIRMPESVPPSVWRAFTALIPGAVIIAVVWGADLILKFSFDLSLHGVVSAVLREPLQMFGSSLWGALLAIFLIHLLWSFGIHGISVVASVMAPIWYSLTEQNVAAQQAGEELPYIIGQPFMAIWFAVGGSGMALALTILFVWRARSKHLKNLGRGSIWSSVFNISEPVIFGAPVVLNPLLVVPFILVPLVIGVITYFSMSIGLVGKPYIIVPWTTPPPFSGVLTTGDWRGGVLMTFNLIVAMAIYYPFFRLYDKQLLQEEKSDEEVAAMKED, via the coding sequence ATGCATCGTTTTAACGCTTTTATGGAGCGTTATTTCATGCCAGTTGCCGGAAAAATGGCCGAACAGCGTCATTTAAAGGCAATCAGGGATGGGATAATTGCAACCATGCCATTATTGATTATTGGTAGTATTTTTTTAATCATTTCTTCACCACCGGTACCATCATGGTCAGACTTCATGGCACCGTATGCCGAGGCTCTAAGTATTCCGGTAAACGCCACATTTGGGCTTATTGGTCTTGTGGCAGCATTCTCAATTGCATACAGTCTGGCCAGGAATTATGAAATGGATGGACTGTCTGCTGGTGTACTCAGTATAGCTGCATTTTTTGTAGCGACACCACTTACAGAGGAAGGTAATATTCCGCTCAATTTAATGGGTAGTGAAGGGTTATTTATTGCAATTGTCTTGGCGATATTCACTGTTGAAGTTTATCATTTCTTTGAAAAAAGAAATATTGTTATTCGAATGCCCGAGAGTGTTCCACCATCAGTTTGGCGTGCCTTTACCGCCCTCATTCCCGGGGCTGTAATTATTGCAGTCGTTTGGGGCGCGGATCTTATTTTGAAATTCTCATTCGATTTATCCTTGCATGGTGTGGTAAGTGCTGTTCTTCGTGAACCTTTACAAATGTTTGGCAGTAGTTTATGGGGTGCTCTATTAGCCATTTTTCTTATTCACTTGTTGTGGTCATTTGGTATCCATGGGATTTCAGTTGTTGCCAGTGTTATGGCCCCGATTTGGTATAGTTTAACTGAACAAAACGTAGCAGCTCAGCAAGCCGGAGAAGAGTTGCCTTACATTATAGGTCAACCGTTTATGGCAATTTGGTTTGCCGTTGGTGGATCAGGTATGGCACTTGCTCTGACAATATTATTTGTCTGGCGGGCGCGCTCGAAACATCTTAAAAATCTTGGAAGGGGTTCCATTTGGTCAAGTGTATTTAACATCAGTGAACCAGTAATATTTGGAGCTCCTGTTGTATTGAACCCACTTTTGGTGGTTCCATTTATACTTGTTCCGTTAGTTATAGGGGTAATAACGTATTTTTCAATGTCAATAGGGCTGGTTGGTAAGCCATATATTATCGTTCCTTGGACGACGCCCCCGCCATTTTCAGGAGTTTTAACAACAGGTGATTGGCGTGGTGGCGTATTAATGACATTCAACTTAATCGTTGCAATGGCTATATATTATCCATTCTTCCGATTATATGATAAACAGCTTCTTCAAGAAGAGAAATCAGATGAGGAAGTTGCTGCAATGAAGGAAGATTGA
- a CDS encoding carbohydrate deacetylase, whose protein sequence is MNSTRLIVNADDFGLTPGVSAGILYAHQHGILTSTTAMVNTDFSKESLEEVKRYPDLGVGLHLVLDAGQPVSSFVSSLTDNRGEFLKGQELIESAKRQDIKDELEYQLELIFRSGVDVTHIDSHHHMHLHIPCGMEAVAEVAEKYKLPVRSFSDSMLSGSILTSDYFQYDFYGDDHVSLEYLLNLFSGLQPGVTEIMCHPAFLDSWLSNKSSYNFTRMKELDILVNSKIKNWIDEHAVGLIHYGGLVDEP, encoded by the coding sequence ATGAATTCCACAAGATTAATTGTAAATGCTGATGATTTCGGTTTAACTCCAGGTGTATCTGCGGGGATACTTTATGCTCATCAGCATGGTATATTGACGAGTACAACGGCAATGGTTAATACAGACTTTTCAAAGGAAAGCCTTGAAGAAGTGAAAAGGTATCCTGATCTTGGGGTAGGCTTACATCTTGTTCTGGATGCTGGTCAACCGGTGTCCTCTTTCGTCAGCAGTTTAACAGATAACAGGGGTGAATTCCTAAAAGGTCAGGAGCTGATAGAATCTGCAAAACGACAAGATATAAAAGATGAACTTGAATACCAGCTTGAATTGATTTTTAGGTCGGGGGTAGATGTGACGCACATTGATAGTCATCACCACATGCACCTCCATATCCCTTGTGGAATGGAAGCGGTAGCGGAAGTAGCCGAAAAATACAAACTCCCTGTAAGGTCATTTTCAGATTCCATGCTATCCGGGTCTATTTTAACAAGTGACTACTTTCAATACGATTTTTATGGTGATGATCACGTTTCACTTGAATATTTACTGAATCTATTTTCCGGTTTGCAACCGGGAGTTACAGAAATTATGTGTCACCCTGCATTTTTGGATTCGTGGTTAAGTAATAAGAGCAGCTATAATTTTACTAGAATGAAAGAGTTAGATATTCTTGTAAACAGCAAAATTAAAAACTGGATTGATGAGCACGCTGTCGGTTTAATCCATTATGGAGGGCTAGTAGATGAACCATGA